Proteins encoded by one window of Vibrio panuliri:
- the ispG gene encoding flavodoxin-dependent (E)-4-hydroxy-3-methylbut-2-enyl-diphosphate synthase: protein MQHESPIKRRPSTRIYVGDVPIGDGAPIAVQSMTNTRTTDVDATVAQIRALENVGADIVRVSVPTMDAAEAFKQIKQQVNIPLVADIHFDYRIALKVAEYGVDCLRINPGNIGNEERIRSVVDCARDKNIPIRIGVNGGSLEKDIQMKYGEPTPAALVESAMRHVDILDRLNFDQFKVSVKASDVFLAVDSYRLLAKKIDQPLHLGITEAGGARAGAVKSSVGLGMLLAEGIGDTLRISLAANPVEEIKVGFDILKSLRIRSRGINFIACPSCSRQEFDVIGTVNALEERLEDIITPMDVSIIGCVVNGPGEAEVSHLGLAGSNKKSAFYEDGKRQKERFDNDDLINQLEAKIRAKAAVMDESNRIEIKVQN, encoded by the coding sequence ATGCAACACGAATCTCCTATTAAACGTCGCCCATCGACTCGAATTTATGTGGGCGATGTGCCTATTGGTGATGGCGCACCGATTGCGGTGCAGTCAATGACCAACACCAGAACAACAGACGTCGATGCGACTGTTGCACAAATTCGAGCATTGGAAAATGTCGGTGCAGATATCGTGCGCGTATCTGTGCCAACCATGGATGCCGCAGAGGCATTTAAGCAAATCAAACAGCAAGTGAACATTCCACTCGTGGCGGACATTCACTTTGACTACCGTATTGCGCTAAAAGTGGCGGAGTATGGTGTGGACTGTTTACGCATCAACCCGGGCAACATCGGTAACGAAGAGCGTATTCGTTCAGTCGTAGATTGTGCACGTGACAAAAACATCCCGATTCGCATTGGTGTTAACGGCGGTTCTCTGGAAAAAGATATCCAGATGAAATATGGCGAACCAACGCCTGCAGCATTAGTGGAATCTGCGATGCGTCATGTTGATATCCTTGATCGCCTCAACTTTGACCAATTCAAAGTGAGCGTAAAAGCGTCAGATGTGTTCCTTGCCGTCGATTCATACCGTTTGCTGGCGAAGAAAATCGATCAGCCGCTCCATCTCGGTATTACTGAGGCGGGTGGTGCTCGTGCCGGCGCGGTTAAATCATCGGTTGGCCTAGGTATGCTATTGGCAGAAGGTATTGGTGATACATTACGAATTTCATTAGCAGCGAACCCAGTTGAAGAGATCAAAGTCGGCTTTGATATTCTAAAATCACTGCGCATTCGCTCACGTGGCATTAACTTTATTGCTTGCCCTAGCTGTTCTCGTCAAGAGTTTGATGTGATCGGCACCGTCAATGCACTCGAAGAGCGCCTAGAAGACATCATTACGCCGATGGATGTATCGATCATCGGTTGTGTGGTGAATGGGCCGGGTGAAGCTGAGGTTTCACACCTCGGTCTTGCTGGTAGCAACAAGAAGAGTGCATTTTACGAAGATGGCAAACGTCAGAAAGAGCGTTTTGACAACGACGATCTGATCAATCAGTTAGAAGCGAAAATTCGTGCGAAAGCGGCCGTTATGGACGAAAGCAATCGCATTGAAATTAAAGTGCAAAACTAA
- the tcdA gene encoding tRNA cyclic N6-threonylcarbamoyladenosine(37) synthase TcdA, which translates to MRELDTPASDNYNQRFGGTRRLYGNSEVEILRAAHVCVIGIGGVGSWAVEALARTGIGELTLIDMDDVCVTNINRQIHAMSGTVGQSKIEVMAERVKLINPECKVNLIDDFITPDNQHEYLSKEYDYVLDAIDSVKAKASLLAYCRSNKIKVIATGGAGGQVDPTQIQVADLTKTIQDPLAKKIKDTLRRHHNFPKNPQRKFGIDCVFSTEQLKYPQADGSVCGVKATAEGPKRMDCASGFGAATVVTATFGFVAVARIVEKLIQKHSK; encoded by the coding sequence ATGCGTGAATTAGACACTCCAGCTTCAGATAACTACAACCAGCGTTTTGGTGGTACTCGCCGTTTATACGGCAATAGCGAAGTGGAAATACTCCGTGCTGCACACGTGTGTGTGATTGGCATTGGTGGTGTAGGTTCATGGGCGGTGGAAGCACTTGCTCGTACTGGTATTGGTGAGTTAACGCTGATCGATATGGACGATGTGTGTGTGACCAATATTAACCGCCAAATTCATGCGATGAGTGGTACCGTTGGTCAAAGTAAAATTGAAGTGATGGCTGAACGGGTTAAGTTGATTAACCCAGAATGTAAAGTGAATTTGATTGATGACTTTATTACACCAGACAACCAGCATGAGTATCTAAGCAAAGAATACGATTACGTGCTCGATGCGATTGATAGCGTGAAAGCGAAAGCGTCTCTGCTGGCATACTGCCGTAGTAATAAAATCAAAGTCATTGCAACCGGTGGTGCTGGTGGTCAAGTTGATCCGACTCAAATCCAAGTCGCTGATTTGACAAAAACTATTCAAGACCCATTGGCGAAAAAGATTAAAGATACCTTGCGTCGCCATCATAACTTCCCAAAAAATCCACAACGTAAATTTGGTATCGACTGCGTGTTTTCCACCGAGCAACTAAAATACCCTCAAGCGGATGGCAGCGTGTGTGGTGTTAAAGCAACCGCTGAAGGCCCTAAGCGTATGGATTGTGCGAGCGGGTTTGGCGCCGCAACCGTGGTCACGGCGACATTTGGTTTTGTTGCTGTCGCACGTATCGTCGAAAAACTGATTCAAAAGCACAGCAAGTAA
- a CDS encoding bifunctional tRNA (adenosine(37)-C2)-methyltransferase TrmG/ribosomal RNA large subunit methyltransferase RlmN, which yields MTTEKINLLDFDRQGLRKFFAEELDEKAFRAEQVMKWIYHFGVDDFDNMNNINKKLREKLKHRCEIKAPVVSEAQHSSDGTIKWAMRVGDQDVETVYIPEDDRATLCVSSQVGCALECKFCSTAQQGFNRNLKVSEIIGQVWRAAREIGLEKETGRRPITNVVMMGMGEPLLNMKNLLPALDLMLDDLGFGLSKRRVTVSTSGVVSGLDQMTGKIDVALAISLHAPNDKLRSQIMPINDRWDIQEFLASVRRYIASSNANRGKVTVEYVLLDHVNDDMDHARELAELMKDTPCKINLIPFNPYPGSPYKKPSNSRIDRFQKTLMQLDHTVTVRKTRGDDIDAACGQLVGDVIDRTKRTAMAKVAKGEAIDIKAV from the coding sequence ATGACTACTGAAAAAATCAACCTGCTTGATTTTGATCGCCAAGGATTGCGTAAATTCTTTGCAGAAGAATTAGACGAAAAAGCATTCCGCGCAGAGCAGGTGATGAAGTGGATCTACCATTTTGGTGTTGATGATTTCGACAACATGAACAACATCAACAAGAAATTGCGTGAGAAGTTGAAGCACCGTTGTGAAATTAAAGCGCCGGTGGTTTCTGAAGCTCAGCACTCATCTGATGGCACCATCAAATGGGCAATGCGCGTTGGTGACCAAGACGTTGAGACGGTTTACATCCCTGAAGATGATCGCGCAACACTGTGTGTTTCTTCGCAGGTGGGTTGTGCATTGGAATGTAAATTCTGTTCAACGGCTCAACAAGGCTTTAACCGTAACCTAAAAGTGTCTGAGATTATCGGTCAGGTTTGGCGTGCAGCACGTGAAATTGGTCTAGAGAAAGAGACGGGTCGTCGTCCAATTACTAACGTAGTAATGATGGGCATGGGTGAGCCGCTTCTGAACATGAAAAACCTGCTTCCAGCACTTGATTTGATGCTTGATGACCTTGGTTTTGGTCTTTCAAAGCGTCGCGTAACGGTATCGACTTCGGGTGTGGTTTCTGGTCTTGATCAGATGACAGGCAAAATTGATGTCGCATTAGCGATCTCTCTTCATGCGCCTAACGACAAGCTACGTAGCCAAATCATGCCGATTAACGACCGTTGGGATATTCAAGAGTTCTTAGCCTCAGTACGCCGTTACATCGCGTCTTCAAATGCTAACCGCGGTAAAGTGACGGTAGAGTACGTGTTATTGGACCATGTTAACGATGATATGGACCACGCACGTGAATTGGCTGAACTGATGAAAGATACGCCGTGTAAGATTAACCTGATCCCATTTAACCCATACCCAGGTTCTCCTTACAAGAAGCCAAGCAACTCACGTATTGATCGCTTCCAAAAAACATTAATGCAGCTTGATCACACCGTCACAGTGCGTAAAACGCGTGGTGACGATATCGATGCGGCATGTGGTCAGTTGGTGGGGGATGTTATTGACCGCACTAAGCGCACCGCAATGGCAAAAGTTGCCAAAGGTGAAGCAATTGACATCAAAGCGGTATAA
- the hisS gene encoding histidine--tRNA ligase, whose protein sequence is MAKPIQAIRGMNDCLPTQSPLWQKLENTVKNVISAYGYNEMRMPIVEMTHLFSRAIGEVTDVVEKEMYTFEDRNGDSLTLRPEGTAGCVRAGIENGLLYNQEQRVWYMGPMFRHERPQKGRYRQFHQCGVEVFGLNGPDVDAELIMMTARLWRELGIDQHVRLELNSIGSLDARANYREALIAFLEQHMDVLDEDCKRRMHTNPLRVLDTKNPDVQAILGDAPRLSDYLDDESKQHFAGLCELLDAAGIEYTVNERLVRGLDYYNRTVFEWITESLGSQGTVCGGGRYDGLVEQLGGKATPAVGFAMGLERLVLMLETLELTEVRRSVDVYMVTAGEGTMMAGMKLAEQLREQVPGLRVMNHFGGGNFKKQFKRADKVGAVVALVLGENEVADNSVVLKDLVGGTQETYSQADVIAKLAELI, encoded by the coding sequence GTGGCAAAACCAATTCAAGCAATTCGAGGCATGAACGATTGTCTCCCTACTCAATCACCACTGTGGCAGAAGCTAGAAAACACAGTGAAAAACGTAATTAGCGCATACGGTTACAATGAAATGCGCATGCCAATCGTTGAGATGACGCATCTATTTAGTCGTGCTATTGGCGAAGTAACGGATGTAGTAGAAAAAGAGATGTACACCTTTGAAGATCGCAATGGTGACAGCCTAACTCTACGTCCTGAAGGCACCGCAGGTTGTGTGCGCGCAGGGATTGAAAACGGCTTGCTTTACAACCAAGAGCAACGTGTATGGTACATGGGACCAATGTTCCGCCATGAGCGTCCACAAAAAGGTCGCTACCGTCAGTTCCACCAATGTGGTGTTGAAGTGTTTGGTCTAAATGGCCCAGACGTTGACGCTGAACTTATTATGATGACGGCGCGTCTATGGCGTGAGCTTGGCATTGATCAACATGTGCGTCTTGAGCTGAACTCAATTGGCTCTCTTGATGCTCGTGCTAACTACCGTGAAGCATTGATCGCATTCCTAGAACAACATATGGATGTTCTGGATGAAGATTGTAAACGTCGTATGCATACTAACCCGTTACGTGTATTGGATACTAAGAATCCTGATGTACAAGCGATCTTAGGTGACGCACCTCGCCTGTCGGATTACTTAGATGATGAGTCTAAGCAACATTTTGCAGGTTTGTGTGAACTTCTTGATGCTGCGGGTATCGAATACACAGTAAATGAGCGTCTTGTTCGTGGTCTTGACTACTACAACCGCACAGTATTTGAATGGATTACCGAAAGCCTTGGCTCACAAGGTACCGTTTGTGGCGGTGGTCGTTATGATGGTCTTGTTGAGCAACTCGGTGGTAAAGCGACCCCTGCGGTTGGCTTTGCGATGGGACTTGAGCGTCTAGTGTTGATGCTAGAAACCCTTGAATTAACTGAAGTTCGTCGCAGCGTAGACGTCTACATGGTGACGGCGGGTGAAGGTACGATGATGGCGGGTATGAAGCTGGCTGAACAGCTACGCGAACAAGTACCGGGTCTCCGTGTCATGAACCACTTCGGTGGCGGCAACTTCAAGAAGCAATTTAAGCGTGCAGACAAAGTGGGTGCAGTGGTTGCTTTGGTTCTTGGTGAGAACGAAGTTGCTGATAACAGCGTGGTGTTGAAAGATCTGGTTGGCGGTACGCAAGAGACGTATAGCCAAGCGGATGTGATTGCCAAACTCGCTGAGCTAATCTAA
- the rodZ gene encoding cytoskeleton protein RodZ, with the protein MNTEQPTAVVEENTENNHIQPGTILKQKREQAGLSQKQVADRLRLRVAIIEQIERNEFEPDQVATFTRGYLRSYAKVVNADEGEVLAALDATMGTQPPQEQKMKSFSRKTNREKHDNRIMALTWGIVIVIVAISSVWWWQNKQKDALEITNEDEAALVVESESTPLLDTSVDKLTAEPSNENSDENAPVSPVAEDSQAANELTPLEANDDLSQNSAETAPLAPVTETQTAQPQADDAVSKPAVSANHLELSFNDECWVQVKDSTGKTLLSGIKRGGETVTLDGKKPYNVILGAPENVSITLASEPVDLSGYTAGKAARFTLP; encoded by the coding sequence ATGAATACAGAGCAACCGACGGCTGTCGTAGAAGAGAATACAGAAAACAATCACATTCAACCGGGCACTATTCTTAAACAGAAACGCGAACAAGCCGGGTTAAGTCAAAAGCAAGTTGCGGATCGTTTGCGTCTGCGAGTGGCGATTATTGAGCAAATTGAGCGCAATGAGTTCGAGCCGGATCAGGTTGCAACCTTTACCCGTGGTTACCTGCGATCATACGCGAAAGTGGTCAATGCGGACGAAGGTGAAGTATTGGCGGCTTTAGATGCCACCATGGGCACTCAGCCCCCGCAAGAACAAAAAATGAAGAGCTTCTCGCGTAAAACCAATCGAGAAAAACACGACAATCGCATCATGGCTTTGACCTGGGGGATTGTGATTGTGATTGTGGCTATCTCCTCGGTTTGGTGGTGGCAGAACAAGCAAAAAGATGCCCTTGAAATCACCAATGAAGACGAAGCGGCACTTGTGGTTGAGTCTGAGTCAACGCCGCTACTGGATACCTCCGTTGATAAGCTAACGGCAGAGCCTAGTAACGAGAACAGTGACGAGAACGCTCCGGTATCTCCTGTGGCAGAAGATAGCCAAGCTGCAAATGAGCTTACTCCGCTTGAAGCAAACGATGATCTGAGCCAAAACAGTGCCGAAACCGCACCATTGGCTCCAGTGACAGAAACCCAAACGGCACAACCGCAAGCGGATGACGCCGTCTCTAAGCCAGCAGTGAGCGCTAACCACCTTGAGTTAAGCTTTAACGATGAATGTTGGGTGCAAGTGAAAGATTCGACGGGCAAAACCCTACTAAGTGGCATTAAACGTGGTGGAGAAACGGTAACATTAGACGGTAAAAAGCCGTATAACGTTATTTTGGGTGCGCCAGAGAACGTTTCTATCACATTAGCGAGTGAACCTGTCGACCTTTCTGGGTATACTGCAGGCAAAGCAGCAAGATTCACCTTACCTTAG
- the csdE gene encoding cysteine desulfurase sulfur acceptor subunit CsdE, giving the protein MSNFPVNPFGTQITATEIVETMQGMRGWEDRYRQVIQWGKKLPVMPEELKSQQVTVSGCESQVWLVSEQVGDTWSFCADSDARIVRGLIALVMAAYNHKSSEQIQQFDIDGYFAQLGLIDHLSPSRGNGLKAIVEQIKLLSA; this is encoded by the coding sequence ATGTCGAACTTTCCAGTCAATCCATTTGGTACTCAAATTACCGCCACCGAGATCGTTGAAACCATGCAAGGTATGCGTGGTTGGGAAGACCGTTATCGTCAGGTGATTCAATGGGGTAAAAAACTGCCAGTGATGCCTGAAGAATTGAAGTCGCAGCAAGTGACTGTCTCGGGTTGTGAAAGCCAAGTATGGTTAGTCAGTGAGCAAGTAGGAGATACTTGGTCATTTTGCGCAGACTCAGACGCACGTATTGTTCGTGGGCTTATCGCTTTGGTGATGGCGGCGTACAACCATAAAAGCAGTGAGCAGATCCAACAGTTTGATATTGATGGATACTTTGCACAGTTAGGTTTAATTGACCATCTTAGTCCTTCTCGTGGCAATGGTTTAAAAGCGATTGTTGAGCAGATCAAACTGCTGAGTGCTTAA
- a CDS encoding YfgM family protein, whose protein sequence is MELYDTEEQQVEAIKDWWKENGKAVIFGAVIGLGGLFGWRYYQDSTIAAQEAASISYTKAIESLAASGAQAEQQVQSFIDANGETEYAVLAALQLAKVQVEANQLDAAIEQLQWAVTTTKDQALQAVINYRLARLQSEQGKFDAAIAQLDAITDEGWAGRVDELRGDILLRKGDAEGAYAAYTEAQQAGDASEALQMKLDDLAK, encoded by the coding sequence GTGGAACTCTACGATACCGAAGAACAACAAGTTGAAGCGATTAAAGATTGGTGGAAAGAGAACGGTAAAGCGGTCATTTTTGGCGCTGTGATCGGTCTAGGCGGTCTATTTGGCTGGCGTTACTACCAAGATTCAACAATTGCAGCTCAAGAAGCGGCCTCTATTAGCTACACCAAAGCAATTGAAAGCCTTGCCGCGTCAGGTGCGCAAGCAGAGCAACAAGTTCAAAGCTTTATCGATGCCAATGGTGAGACGGAATATGCGGTACTTGCTGCGTTACAACTTGCGAAAGTTCAGGTTGAAGCAAACCAGTTAGATGCAGCGATTGAGCAGCTTCAATGGGCAGTGACCACAACAAAAGATCAAGCACTACAAGCCGTGATTAACTACCGCTTGGCGCGCCTACAATCAGAGCAAGGTAAGTTTGATGCAGCGATTGCACAGCTTGATGCGATTACTGATGAAGGTTGGGCTGGTCGCGTTGACGAGCTACGAGGTGACATCTTACTGCGCAAAGGAGATGCAGAAGGTGCTTACGCTGCTTACACCGAAGCACAGCAAGCGGGTGATGCAAGCGAAGCGCTACAAATGAAGTTGGATGATCTAGCCAAGTAA